A window of Candidatus Binataceae bacterium genomic DNA:
CATCTGTTCCATCATCCGTTTAGTCAGGACGCTCCCGGCATAGGGGCGTTGATAGACCACGAAATACATGTCGTCGAACAGCCCGAAGTGATGGACATCATAGAAGCCATCGGCGGCCATCCAGCTATCGAGGTCAGATTTCCTGAGCCACATCCAGTTCTGGGTGTTATCCTGTGGGTTCTTGTCGATCACGACGATCTCGCCCGTGGGCTTCAAGTAGTTGATGGTGTTGTTCAGGTAGGCTTCGCGCTTTTCGATCATGTGCAGGGAGCGATGGAAGTAGGCGATGTCGACATCCTTGACCGGCAGCTTGGGGTCGGTGTAGCTGCCCAACACCGTCACCACGTTGGTGACCCCGGCCTTCTCCGC
This region includes:
- a CDS encoding methyltransferase domain-containing protein, with translation MLTYRRNKLTILGLALVLVASVGLTSAQAQLQQLPAAKYINLMNKINAKRDLKIDQIIAKLGLKNGVILADIGSGSGTFTIPFAKAVAPKGTVYAVDIDPKMLDYVKQRAEKAGVTNVVTVLGSYTDPKLPVKDVDIAYFHRSLHMIEKREAYLNNTINYLKPTGEIVVIDKNPQDNTQNWMWLRKSDLDSWMAADGFYDVHHFGLFDDMYFVVYQRPYAGSVLTKRMMEQMKKESQ